The following are from one region of the Pseudomonas putida genome:
- the sfsA gene encoding DNA/RNA nuclease SfsA, which translates to MQFFPALEQGRLLRRYKRFLADIELPGGEQLTIHCPNTGSMLNCMREGGQVWFSRSSDPKRKLPGTWEISETPQGRLACVNTGRANTLVEEALRAGIIAELAGFSALRREVAYGEEGSRIDFRLEFGAAPAYVEVKSVTLGYPDSTVAAFPDAVTQRGAKHLRELAKLARRGVRAVQLYCVNLTGIDAVRPAEEIDAVYAQALRAAVAEGVEVLAYGTRLDAEGIVIDRRLPVLLTP; encoded by the coding sequence ATGCAGTTCTTTCCCGCACTTGAACAGGGCCGCCTGCTGCGCCGCTACAAACGCTTTCTGGCGGATATCGAACTGCCTGGCGGCGAACAACTGACCATTCACTGCCCGAACACCGGCTCCATGCTCAACTGCATGCGTGAAGGCGGACAGGTGTGGTTTAGCCGCTCCAGCGACCCCAAGCGCAAGCTTCCGGGCACCTGGGAAATCAGCGAAACCCCGCAAGGGCGGCTAGCCTGCGTGAATACCGGGCGGGCCAATACACTGGTCGAAGAGGCCCTGCGTGCCGGTATCATCGCCGAACTGGCCGGCTTCAGCGCGCTAAGGCGGGAAGTGGCCTACGGCGAGGAAGGCAGCCGCATCGACTTTCGCCTGGAGTTCGGTGCTGCCCCGGCCTATGTCGAGGTCAAGAGCGTGACGCTGGGCTACCCCGACAGCACGGTCGCGGCCTTCCCTGATGCGGTGACCCAGCGCGGTGCCAAGCACCTGCGCGAATTGGCGAAGCTGGCCAGGCGAGGCGTGCGGGCGGTGCAGTTGTATTGCGTGAACCTGACCGGTATCGACGCGGTGCGCCCGGCCGAGGAGATCGATGCGGTCTATGCCCAGGCCCTGCGCGCGGCGGTGGCGGAGGGGGTGGAGGTGCTGGCCTACGGCACACGCCTGGATGCCGAAGGCATCGTCATCGACCGCCGCCTGCCGGTGCTGCTTACCCCTTGA
- the gluQRS gene encoding tRNA glutamyl-Q(34) synthetase GluQRS has product MTDSSYIGRFAPTPSGFLHFGSLVAALASWLDARAVNGRWLLRMEDTDPPREMPGARDAILQTLERYGLEWDGEVVFQSQRHDAYATVVDRLFNMGLAYACTCSRKQLEGYNGIYPGLCRNARHAREGAAIRLRVPELIYRFSDRVQGDFQQHLGREVGDFVIQRRDGLYAYQLAVVLDDAWQGVTDIVRGADLLDNTPRQLYLQELLGFSQPRYLHIPLIVQPDGHKLGKSYRSPPLQADQATPLLLRALRALGQEANPELLLATPAEVLAVARKQWRPEAIAQRTTVPEADLR; this is encoded by the coding sequence ATGACCGACTCAAGCTACATCGGGCGTTTCGCCCCCACCCCCAGCGGCTTCCTGCACTTCGGCTCGCTGGTCGCCGCCCTCGCCTCCTGGCTCGATGCCCGCGCCGTGAACGGCCGCTGGCTGCTGCGCATGGAAGACACCGATCCGCCTCGGGAAATGCCCGGTGCTCGCGATGCGATCCTGCAGACCCTGGAGCGCTACGGCCTGGAGTGGGACGGTGAAGTGGTGTTCCAGAGCCAGCGGCACGATGCCTATGCCACAGTGGTCGACCGCCTGTTCAACATGGGCCTGGCCTACGCCTGCACCTGCTCGCGCAAGCAGCTTGAGGGTTACAACGGCATCTACCCGGGCCTTTGCCGCAATGCCCGGCATGCGCGTGAAGGTGCGGCGATCCGCCTGCGGGTGCCAGAGCTGATCTACCGCTTTAGCGACCGGGTGCAGGGCGATTTCCAGCAACACCTGGGTCGTGAGGTGGGCGATTTCGTCATCCAGCGCCGCGACGGGCTTTATGCCTACCAGCTGGCAGTGGTGCTGGACGATGCCTGGCAAGGTGTTACCGATATCGTGCGGGGCGCCGACCTGCTCGACAACACCCCGCGCCAGCTGTACCTGCAAGAGCTGCTGGGCTTCTCTCAGCCGCGTTACCTGCATATTCCGCTGATCGTGCAGCCGGACGGACACAAACTGGGCAAATCGTACCGCTCGCCGCCGCTGCAGGCGGACCAGGCGACGCCGCTGTTGCTGCGGGCTCTGCGGGCGCTGGGGCAAGAAGCAAACCCCGAGTTGCTGCTGGCAACGCCAGCCGAAGTGCTGGCTGTGGCCCGCAAGCAGTGGCGGCCCGAGGCGATTGCGCAGCGGACCACGGTGCCAGAGGCTGATTTGCGCTGA
- the dksA gene encoding RNA polymerase-binding protein DksA, translated as MSTVEKQKAQTMYGVEPYVETKGEEYMGEPMKKHFTKLLGAWKQELMNSVDRTVDHMKDEAANFPDPADRASQEEEFALELRNRDRERKLIKKIDKTLDKIKADEYGWCESCGIEIGLRRLEARPTADLCFDCKEIAEKKEKTVGKG; from the coding sequence ATGTCCACCGTAGAAAAGCAAAAAGCCCAGACCATGTACGGTGTCGAGCCCTACGTAGAAACCAAAGGTGAAGAGTACATGGGCGAGCCCATGAAAAAGCACTTCACCAAGCTTCTCGGCGCCTGGAAACAAGAGCTGATGAACAGTGTCGACCGCACTGTGGACCACATGAAGGACGAGGCAGCCAACTTCCCCGACCCGGCCGACCGCGCCAGCCAGGAAGAAGAATTCGCCCTTGAGCTGCGCAACCGCGATCGCGAGCGCAAGCTGATCAAGAAAATCGACAAGACCCTCGACAAGATCAAGGCTGACGAGTACGGCTGGTGCGAATCGTGCGGCATCGAGATCGGCCTGCGTCGCCTGGAGGCCCGCCCTACCGCCGACCTGTGCTTCGACTGCAAGGAAATCGCCGAGAAAAAGGAAAAGACGGTCGGCAAAGGCTGA
- a CDS encoding Rieske (2Fe-2S) protein: MHFLCTSRDLAEGQSRAFSVDGIELFGVRRQGQVYLYSNRCPHRGIPLNWAEDAFLDDSASLIHCAHHGALFLIESGECVAGPCEGEQLQALGCHEDSQGIWFKG; encoded by the coding sequence ATGCACTTCCTTTGTACTTCCCGCGACCTGGCCGAAGGCCAAAGCCGCGCCTTCAGCGTAGACGGCATCGAACTGTTCGGCGTGCGCCGCCAGGGCCAGGTGTACCTCTACAGCAACCGTTGCCCGCACCGTGGCATCCCGCTGAACTGGGCGGAAGATGCGTTTCTCGATGACAGCGCCAGCCTGATCCACTGCGCCCATCATGGCGCGCTGTTCCTGATCGAAAGTGGCGAATGCGTGGCCGGGCCGTGCGAGGGCGAGCAACTGCAGGCCCTGGGCTGCCACGAAGACAGCCAGGGCATCTGGTTCAAGGGGTAA